From one Mycobacterium colombiense CECT 3035 genomic stretch:
- a CDS encoding PE-PGRS family protein codes for MKPLAVIGAVAGIIAIAPMTPVSGPSSTGPAAHTYAVAFKQDPGGGGCDGNGNCGWGGQNDGPGGGAGGHGCIAGVGCGSGGQFAGPGGVPGATGCLPGVGCGSGHA; via the coding sequence GTGAAACCACTGGCGGTAATCGGAGCAGTTGCAGGGATAATTGCCATCGCACCAATGACACCGGTTAGCGGTCCCTCGTCGACGGGACCAGCGGCACATACCTACGCCGTTGCGTTCAAGCAGGACCCGGGTGGGGGCGGTTGCGATGGCAACGGCAACTGCGGCTGGGGAGGGCAAAACGACGGCCCGGGCGGCGGTGCTGGTGGGCATGGCTGCATTGCCGGTGTCGGTTGTGGTTCGGGCGGCCAATTCGCCGGCCCCGGCGGCGTCCCCGGCGCTACAGGTTGTTTGCCGGGCGTGGGATGCGGCTCAGGGCACGCCTAA